Within Nitrososphaera sp., the genomic segment GCACGACCGGCCAGCCAAAGGGGACTCTCCAGGTTCACGGCGGCTACATGGTAGTCGCGGCGCAGCAGGCAAGTTATCTTGTCGATATGGGGCCTCAAGATGTGCTGTTTTGGTATGCCGACGTCGGATGGATTACCGGCCAGACATGGGTCGTCTACGGCAGCACAATCATAGGCGGCACCTCGGTGGTTTACGAAGAGGCGCTGAACTACCCAAACGACCGTGCGTGGCAGTCAATAATTTCCAAGCACGGCGTCAGCATTCTGGGAATGGCTCCAACTGCAATCAGGTTCTTTATGAGAAGCAAGACAGACCCAGACGCGTCAGCGTTGAAGTCTCTTCGGGTCTTGGCGACAACCGGCGAGCCTATCAACAAGGAAGCCTGGGACTGGTATAATGAAAAGGTCGGGCAAAGCAGGTGCCCCGTAATTAATCTGTCAGGGGGGACTGAGGCGGGAGGCGCAATCCTCAGTCCGCTTCCGGGGTCAGATATCCGGCCGTGCTCCGTCGGAGGACCTGTACCGGGATTCGATGCGCGCATTTACGACGATGCGGGAAGGCCGGCACAAAATGGACGGCTCGTAATTGCAAAGCCATGGCCTTCCATGACGCGCGGGCTTGTCAACAGCGCCCAGAGGTTTCTTGAAACATACTGGTCGCGATACCATGGGTCGTGGGACCACGGGGACCTAGTGTTTGTCGATGAGACAGGCCTTTGGTACATTGCTGGAAGAAGCGATGACGTAATCAAGGTGTCAGGCCATAGGCTGTCCAATGCAGAGATAGAAGCGGCAGCGATGGCTCACCCGGAAGTTGCCGAAGCCGCAGCCGTGGGTGACCATGACAGCATCAGGGGAGAAAGAATAGTCCTGTGTGTTATCACGAGGCACGGCGCTGAGATCGGGCCGCGCCTCAGAGAGGAGATATCCAGGACGGTTGAGGACAAAATTGGCAAGTTCGCCAGTCCTGACGAAATTCGGTTTGTAATGGATTTGCCAAGGACGCGGACTGGAAAACTGATAAGAAGGCTGATAAAGGCTCGAATTTCCGGCAGCGAAATAACCGAAGGAGATCTAGCGCTTGTCGAAAATCCGAGCTCGGTCAGCGGCATCTGACTCGGCCTGTTTGCAGAACTTCAAGCGTGAGAACCTTTATTTTAATCGTCGAGACCGACTCTGGAATATAGATGAAGCGGCAGATAGACGGCACCAGTCGCAATGCTGACGACAGTTCTCCATCCAAGAAATTCGAGCTGGCAGGCAGTGTGCCTCATTACCCACCATCGCTCGATTTTACTATAACGCACATGTCACTCAGGGTAGTTCCAGATTTTGCTACCAAAACGATACGCTGTACAGAGCAACTGCAAGTCAAGTGTATTTCACTGGACAACAGTCCCAACACGATAGAGCTTGACGCGGCGGAACTTGACGTTTCATCCATCACGGTCGGGAACACTTCTTGCTCATTCAAGGTCATTGGCGACAAGGTCTTAGTCAGTCTGGTACAACCTGCGAGGCATGGGGACATCATTGGTCTTACAATCAGTTACAGTGCAAAGCCTAGAAAAGGCTTCTATTTTGTCTCTGCGGATGAAAAGTATCCCAACAAGAGAACCGAAGCGTGGACCCAGGGCGAGACCACCGAGTCAAAATACTGGTTTGCATGTATCGACCATCCGCTTGTAAAATTCACTTCAGACATTTCGGTAATTGTTCCCCCTGAATATACGGTAATATCAAACGGAAGTCTCAAAGAAAGACAGCAGCTGACAGCCGACGGACAGCCGGCAGTCGCCCATGTCTGGTCGGAGGGCAGGCCTCATCCTGCCTATCTTACTTCTGTCGTCATCGGCAAGTATGCCGAGATTACCGGCGGCAGGGGGCTCTACTACTATGTGCCAGGGGAATTCAGCGACGATGCGATGCGCTCGTTTGAGCGGACGCCGGAAATGCTGAAATTCTTTGAAGATTATTTTGGCGTAAAGTATCCGTATGAAAAATACTCTCAAGTCACGGTGCAGGACTTTGTTTACGGCGGGATGGAGAACTCTAGCTGCACTACGCTTACTACGGACACCCTGCATGACCAGAAAGCGCACGTCGACTTTACGAGCGACCACCTTGTGTCTCACGAACTTGCCCACCAGTGGTTCGGGGATTTGGTGACCTGCAGGGACTGGTCAAGTATTTGGTTAAACGAAGGATTTGCAACCTACTGCGAGGCCCTGTACTGGGAAGCAAGCAGGGGCACGGACGAGTTTCTCTACTACGTAATGCAGACCGCAGACGATTATTTCGAGGAGGCATCAACCAGGTACGTCCGGCCTATTGTGACAAAGACCTTCAAGCACCCCGACGACCTGTTTGACAGGCACACCTACGAGAAAGCAGGAGTCGTGCTCCACATGCTTCGCAACACCGTGGGAGATCTGGCATTTCGAAAATCCGTCGGAGCTTATCTTGACCGTTTCGGCGACTGCACTGCCGAAACTTTTGACCTGAGGAGGACGTTTGAGCTCGAAACTGGCAGGAGTCTGGAGCAGTTCTTCGACCAGTGGCTGTACAAGGCAGGGCACCCACAGCTCAAGGTGCAGATTTCAATAGAGGGACAAAATACCCTCAGGGTCAAGGTTGAGCAGACACAGGCTGAGGCGCCATTCGTGTTTTCCCTTGAGGTAAATGTGATTCAGTCGCAGGCAGGTCAGATTGGCAAGGCGAACCAGAAGCTCTTTGTCCTTCGCATCGAGGAGAAGGAGACGGCTTTTCAACTTCCGCTGGATTCTGCAGGCATAGAGTGGGTGTCAATCGATCCGGAATTCAAGGTACTAAAGACAATATCGATAAAGGCTCCAAAGGAGCTCCTTGTAAACCAGCTAAAAGGGGGCCGGACTGTCATCGAGCGGATTGAAGCAGCGAGAGCGCTTGCCGGCGAGCCGGCTGATTCAGTAATCGAGGCGCTCAAGGCCGCGGCCTCTGGCGATAAATTCTGGGGCGTGGCTGCAGAAGCCGCAAAGGCGCTTGGAAGCACCAAGACCCAAGGGTCGTATGCAGCCCTCCGTGACTGCGTCGGAAAGGTAATGCATCCCAAAGTGAGAAGAGCTGTAGTAAAAGCGATAGGCGAGTTCAGGAAACAAGAATCGTTTGAGGAGCTGGCTGCGCTTCTAGAACGCGGCGATTCGAGTTATTTTGTTGAATCTGAAGCGGCCCTGGCGCTTGGGAAGTCCCGAGACCGGCGTGCCCCTCCACTCCTAATCAAAGCCTTGGAGACGCGATCGTTTCAGAATATTGTCGCCCAAGGGGCGATAAACGGCCTGAAGGAATTTGGCGAGAACAAAGAGATAGCAGACCTGCTAGTATCAAAGAGCGAGTATGGCAACCACCACAGGGTGAGGGAGGCCGCAACGTTTGCGCTCGGTCGCTTTGCCGAGGCAAATACCAGCGTTTTCTTGCAGTTGGTTAACCTGCTCACCGACAGGTGGTTCCGTGTCAGGATAAATGCGTGCAGGGCACTTGCAGAAGCTGGGCTGGTCAAGGCGATACCAGAGCTTGCGGCAGTGTCTGAACGAGATCCTGATCAGAGAGTGCGGAGAGTGGCAGAGGAGTGCATACTTGTGATAAGAGAGTCCAGCAAAAGGCCCGCGGCTTTGGAGCATATCAGCGATGACCTGGACAGGCTTAAGTCGAAGAATCTTGAGTTGATGCAGAAATTGGACAGGCTTGAGCGCGAGATGCGCTAGAATCTAGGGGCATATGCCCGACGGCAATGCATTAACGATTGCCGCCGGTTCAACGCTCGGGCCTGCTGCGTGAGCGCTTTGCGGACGGCCGGTCCTGCTCCGCGTCCGATTCGATTTTCTTGCGGTAGAGGACAAAGGATTCTGACTCGGTCATTTCAAATTGGCGCACGGCAGCGGCCAGGCTCTGGTGGCAGATTACGTGCAGCCGTCGAAAGCCTCCCAGCATGTAGAGGTTTGTGGCAAAGGTGAGCAGTTCAGCGAGTGATTCTGACGATGAAGAGTCGAGATATACCACCTGTAGCAAGTCCTTGCGGTCCCAGTACCCCTCTGTGTTCAATACCGCCATGCCTGTTATGGGCCTACCGGTGACCAAAAGACGCTTCCTGTCCACAAATGACCGCAATGCCCTCTTGTCCAGCTGATACCACCTCCACGTGTCCATGTACCGGCCTCCGGAAGCTCGGAATAACTGAGAAGCTGAGAGGTAATTGAGAACATCGTCGAGATCCTGCACAGTCGCCAGGCGGGCTTCGGATTTTTTTCTCGCAATTTGTCTGTCCGTTGCAAGGTACGCCCAATCTGAAACGGCCTGAAAGCCGCATTTCTCCATCATTCTCTGGGAGGCAAAGTTTTTTGATGCGACTATTCCAAGAGCTTCCGACGCTCCTCGTTTTCGTCCAAACTCGAGCATCGCGTCGATGAGCGCGCTGGCCACTCCGAGTTTTCTATGGTCCTGCCTGACCCTGACGCCCTCTACCCAGACGCTCTCCTTGTAGGGGCAAAGCGCAGCGTGTCCGACTGCAATGGACCCTGAACTCTGGGAGTCGGCAATAAACAGCCGTCCCTTCCTGTCCTTCATCCAGATGTCCCATGCGACATCTATATAGTCGCCCCAGCTAAACGTGTCTGTGCAAAACTGCAGGATTGGCTGCCTGTCGGAGTCTTGCGCCGTGCGGACAGTAGTCTTCAAATGGCGTTCATCCTTTCCCGGACTGGCTGGCGAGTGCGCGCGGGTCCTGAGCCATTAACGCAAGCCAGGGGTTTAGAAGCTCAGGGTCTGCTTTTACGAGCTTGACGCCGGCTTCATGGAGCAGCCTTGTTCCATCCTCGGGATAGTCGGCAAGCACCACAATTCTGGAAATCCCGACGCTTATCGCCATCTTGCTGCACTCGATGCACGGCGCAAAAGTCGAATAGAGGGTCGAGCCCTTTGTACTTCCGGCATTTCCAAACAGCGCGCACTGCATTATGGCGTTGGCCTCGGCATGGGTGCATAGACACCGATCGAGACCTTCGCCGGACTTTACCTCTCCCCTCATTCTCTCCTGGCAGCGCGGACAGCCGCCTTCGAAGCAATTCCGGATTCCCGGCGGCGTCCCATTGTAACCTGTCGCTATCTGGCGATTATCCTTCACGATAACGGCGCCAATATGCCTAGTAATGCAATTTGAGCGCAGCTTGGCAATCTCTGCCTGCAGGAGAAAGTATGTATCCCAGTCCGGCCGCAGCACCTGCTGCTGTGGCGCCATTCGGTATAAAAAATCTAGCCCCGGAACAGGCTAGCGCGATTGTGACTTTGCCCTCCGCAGCCTTCGCTCGTCCTGCGCCACCCTGAAAAAGAACAGTGCCGAGACGGCCGCTAATCCAACCGTGCCCAGTGCGAGTATGGCATCGCCTGGCAGCGCAAGCAGCTGCGCGAGAGCAGGCACTATCTCCACCGCTTTTCAGCCCGCCATAGGCGATGAAATGAAGCCATGATTACAACTGTCGTGGCAGCATTGATTAGCAATGCTTTGAATGGCTTGTTAAAGATAGGGACATTGTGCTCTGAAACTGAACCGCGCTGTATTTGTCAGCAGCGTTTTAGAGTAATCAAAACTGTTTATGATATAGCAAAACCGCGTTTTATCAACGGTAAAATCCGATTCAAATCAGAGTTATCCTGCAAGGCAATAACATGGGAGATGGATTTCGATCGGCATTTCCAACTCCATTTCCCATGTTATTTATGTAAGCGTTAAGCCAATTTCACGTTATACAAATATCGGACGGCTCAGAGCTAGAAAGCAATCATCATCACCGTCGCGTTGTAACAGTGCTTTAAAGTTGGTATTGCTTCCAGATAAACGTTAAGTGAGTCGGATTCAATCTAAAACTGCCTTGAAAAATTCAGAGATTGGCGGCGCTCTCAGAAACCTTGGCTTTTACGCTGAAACCGAGGACGGGGCCAATTCCCAGTTCAAAGCCCGTGCTTATTACAGGGCGGCAGACGTCGTGGATGCTCTCCACCAAAGACTTGACGAGGTTTATGCAGAAAAAGGAGTCGAAGGCTTGCTAGAAATCCCCTCGATAGGCAAGGCGATTGCCGGCAAGATTGAAGAAATGATAAACACCGGCGCTATCAGGAATCTTGAGGAAGCAAGGGCCAGACTCCCGGTCGACGTGGAGCAATTCCGCTCTGTAGAGGGCCTTGGGCCAAAGACGGTCAAGCTCCTGTATGAAAAACTCGGGGTAAGGAACCTGGGTGATCTGGAAAAGGCTGCCAGCGATGGCAAATTGCAAGGCGTCGCCGGCTTTACGCCAAAGAGGATAAAGGAAATGCAAGCTCGTATTTCATATTACAGGCAAGGAAGTAGGAGGAGGCTGCTAGGCGAGGTCTACCCCCTTGCCAAGCAAATTGAGAAGAGGCTGGGCGGTCTGCCGGGGGTCCAAGAGGCCATTACCGCCGGCTCGGTCCGGAGGATGAAGGAAACCGTGGGCGATATTGATTTTCTGGTATGCACACCGGAACATAATTCAGAACGCGTAATGGAGTCCTTTGTCACAATGCCAGAAGTGGACGAGGTAATGGCGCGGGGGCAATCCAAGTCGTTCGTCAGACTTGCAGGCAAAATAGACGCGGATCTGCTAGTTGTCCCGCCAGAGAGTTGGGGTTCTGCTCTCCAGTACTTTACCGGCAGCAAGGAACACTCGGTGCACGTCAGGAGAATTGCCACCGAGAAAGGCCTCAGGCTCAACGAATGGGGACTTTACAGGGATTCCCTGCGGGTTGCGGGCGCATCTGAGGCTGAGGTCTATCGAGCGCTTGGGATGGACTGGATTCCGCCGGAGCTCAGGGAAGACTCTGGCGAAATCGAACTGGCGCTCTCGGGAGGCCTGCCTCAGCTCGTGCAGTATGGCAGCATACAGGGCGATCTGCAGGTTCACAGCGAGAGCACGGATGGCACCGCAAGCATCGAGGAGATGGCGCGTGCTGGCAGAGAGTTTGGCCTAAAGTACATCGCGATAACTGATCACACAAAGAGCCTGGCGCTGACCGGGGGCCTTGACGAGGAGGAGCTTTTGGACCAGGCCGAGCGGATTTGGGCCATGAAGGACAGGATTGAGGGAATCGAGGTTCTGGCGTCAGCAGAGGTCAACATCATGAAGGACGGTTCTCTTGACATAGCAGACAGCGTTCTTGACAGGCTGGATATTGTAGGGGCCGCGATTCACTCAAACTTTGCCCTTCCGATCGAAGACCAGACAAAGAGGATCGTCAGCGCGATTAGAAATCCGAGTGTTGATATTATTTTCCACCCGACAGGCAGGCGAATAAACAAGCGTGAAGGATATCCTGTCGACATCCAGAGGATTGTATCTGAAGCCAAGGAAACGGGGACCGTACTTGAAGTGGATGCGCACTATGACAGGCTTGACCTGAGGGACGAGCATGTGAGGATGGCTGTAGAGCAGGGAGTGAAACTCTCGATTGACTCTGACGCCCATCATCCAATCCACTATTCCTACCTCATGCTAGGCGTTGGCCAGGCGCGGAGGGGATGGGCCAAGGCCTCCGACGTGATAAACACTGCCACCTCAGCCAAGCAAGTTCTTAAGGCTTTAAAGTAATATAGAACATCAAGAATAGCTAGACCGTTGCGGACTTCACTGGAGAAAGACGAGCGACGCACCAGGAAGGTCTTTCTTGGAGTCTTTTACTTTTGCGCCTTCATGATGGCGTCAATTACCCTTTATGCGATTTATGTCAGCCTGGGGGAGTACCTCCACAGCGGCAAGGTCATTATCGGCCAGGTTCTCGTAGACACAGAGTTTCCTGTCCACGGGGTCGCAAAACTGGTGACATACCTGATGGTAGTAACCGTTCTGGGCTGGTATTGCGTGGTAAAACTTGGTGCTGAAAAGGCGAAACAAATCCCAAAGTGGATCAAGTCCATCCTTCAGCTGATAGTCCTTTCCATTGCCATAGTGTCGCTTTATGAGTTTATCTACAATTTTTCGATTTGGAATTCGCTAATAACAGCCGATGCGCTCAGGGGCGTGCTCAGGTTTGATCAGATAATTGTAAACTACCCCGACCCCCTGACCCCGTGGAACCTAGTTTTTGCCACCAAGATGTCGCTTTCGGCATTTCTAATCTCGGCGCACGGCTTTTACACCATGAGCAGACCGGAAAAGCAGGTTGCGGAGTTTTGAACTGCAGTTTCGAACTCTCCGGACCTACATTGTGTTAACATTTTTTAATGATAACAGTATCTAGAATGCGTGACATCGAAAAACAAAAATTCAGAATACTTGTCCGCTCGCGATGCGAGCCTACTCCGTGATTATGAAACAATTTCAAAAATGACCGATTATTTCAGACAGCCTAACAACGAAGAACTACTGAATTTTATTGAAGCGCACGCACGGGACCCTCACGCGGAAATAATGGGCTACAGGGAGAAAGACCAGCAAGAAAGAGAAAAGGGGCAATCGCTTAACGAATGCGATTGTCGCTGATGGGCGCGGGTCTTACCTTTCCTGCGAGGTTGGCCTGACAAGCACCTCGTTAATGTTGACGTGTGGAGGTGATTCAACGGCGTAGAGTATGGCGTTTGCGATGTCGGATGCCTGCAATGCCTCCATTTTCTTGGTCGAGGCAACAAAGGATTCAAGCGATTTGTCCGTTATGGTATTGGTCAGCTCTGTCGCAACGACACCGGGTTCGATGCACGTCACACGGACGTTCGAGCGCTGGCTGAGCTCCTGCCTCAACCCTTCACTGAGAGCTGTCACTGCATGTTTTGTAGCGCAGTAGACTCCCCCTGCAGGAAATACGATTCTTCCTGCCACCGATGAAATGTTGACTATATGACCGGACTTTTTCTCAAGCATGTGCGGCAGAACAGCTGCGGTGCAGTACAGGACGCCCTTTACGTTCACATCGATCATCTGGTCCCACTCCTCGACCTTGAGGCTCTTGAAGAAGCTGAGCGGCATCAACCCCGCGTTGTTTACCAGAATATCAATTGAAGCCCACCTGCCAAGAGCAGCGGCTGCAAACGCCTGGCAGTCTTTTCTGTCTGTAACGTCAAGCCGCTGGATGAGTATTTCTCCCCCCGCCGATGTAACGCCGGCCTTGAGCTCCTCAAGCCGTTCGACGCGGCGTGCTCCGGCAACTATTCTTGCGCCGGCTCTCGCCAAAGCCATGGCAGTCGCGTGGCCGATGCCGCTGCTTGCGCCCGTCACGAGGGCGACCTTTCCTTTTATCATCTACTGGGCAGACTCGTTTGCGCAATGTAATATTTGTATGGTTTTATGAGGGGCGGCCTGCGCAATTTGTCAGAGGCCAAAGCGGCCTCTCTTATTCCACGCTCTGCTCGGCTGGTTGTATTTTCTGCTTCCTTGCCATGAAAAGCAGCAGAACACCGAACATGGCCAGCACGACAGCGAGCCCCTGCGCGCCGCCGTTTGGAACAAATGCAAAGTAAGCGATGGAAAAGCCGAAGCAGGTGGCCGCCTGCAGCAGATACATTACGATTTGCTTCATTTTGGTTTTCTTTGAAGCAAACCCTATTGCAAAAAACGCCGCCGCTGGATAAATGGTAAAAAGCACGAATTGGTCTATGTCAATACCCAGATGAGTCAAGACCAAAGGACGTAACGCTTACGTCAAATAATAGTCTTGTCTTGGGCCTGCAGTAAGACTCTAGACGTCTGCATACATGGAGAATTCGTGCGGATGAGGCCTGAGCGCGACCTCGACATGCTCTTTTTCTTCATGCTCGATGATCCGTTCGACCGTGTCGTTGTCAAATATCGGCTTCAAGAACGCGCTGTCGCTTGCAAGCTCCTCGTAGGCTTCTCTCAGGCTGGCAGGCAGCTGTGTTATGCCCAGTTCGCGCCGCCTCTTGGCCGACATTTTGAAAATGTCTTCATTTACGGGGCTACCGATTTCCTTCTTTTCCTTTATTCCATCAAGGCCTGCAGCCAGTATGGCCGAAAACGCAAGGTACGGGTTGCATGAGGGGTCAGGTGCCCTGAATTCTATCCTCTTCATGTTTGCAAACTTGCGGCCCTTGTAGTGGGCGGGGATCCTGATGATGGCTGACCTGTTTCCTGTGCTCCAAGCAACGTAAACCGGTGCCTCATAGCCGGGCACCAGCCGGCGGTACGAGTTTGTCGTAGGTGCCACGATTGCTGCCAATGCATGGGCATGATCCATGATTCCCCCACCAAAGTACCGGGCTGTCTGGGACATTTCGGCATAGTCGTCCGACTCGTCATAAAAGAGGTTGACCCCCTTGTTCCAGAGGCTCATGTTGACGTGCATTCCGGAGCCGTTGTCAAGCGCAATGGGCTTTGGCATCATTGTCGCTATCATGTTGTTCTTTTTGGCAAGGTTCTTGACTATGTACTTGTAACTCTGGACTCCGTCTGCCGCGTTGACCAGGGTGTCAAACCGTATGTCGATTTCACACTGGCCGGCGGTTGCCACCTCGTGATGGTGAGCGTCGCAGACGATGCCGAAATTGTTTGTCAGCACATCGACGCACTGGTTCCGGTATTCCATCAGGGTGTCGCCTGGCGCGCTTGGCAGATAACCCTCTTTGAGCCGGAGGGCATAGCCCACGCTGTCGGTGGACCAAGGCGCTTCCCGCGAAGAGATGTGATAGCTCTGCCCTTGGTAGGGGGTCATTGTGTTTACCTCCAGTTTATCGAATACGAAAAACTCTACCTCAGGCCCCCAGTAGGAAGTCTCAAATCCCTGGGTTGAAAGGTATTTTTCAGCACGCTTGGCAATGCCACGCGGGTCGTGTGGATACACTTCGGGTTTGTGGCCGCCCCGGATAATGTCGCAAATCAATCTCGCCGTTGGCGCGTGTTCTATCCAGGGTATGATTGCATACGTTGAAGGGTCAGGTCGGATGATAAGGTCCGATTCATGAATTTCCGTAAATCCCCTAATTGACGAGCCGTCGAGTTTTGGAAGGCCGTCAATAAAGTCGTCGACGCGGAACATCTTTGAGTCCATTGTCGTGTGATGAAAACGGCCAAAGAGCCCGGTAAATTGCAGGTCAAGAAATGATATTTTGTCCTGCTTGAGGCGTTGCATGACTGCATCCGCGGTAAATGTTAAAGGCTCGATTTTACCATCGATTAACTTGTAAGGCAATAAGAATACCTCTTATATCAGTAGCCACAAGAATTCTATAATTTAAGCCTATGTCGGCTGCTGGCCGTGCGGGAGAGAACATGTTACCATTCTCGGTAAACGAACTTTCCAGGATATTGCTCAAGGAAATCGAATCGCCTAGCCTGCAGTCGATATCCGCTGACACATTTCAGCGAGTGGCCGTCACCATAGGGAGCCTGAAGGGGCTCGGTTACGAGGGAATCGAAGCCAGAGTCAGGGACAGGATGGTTGAAATGCTCTCTTCGTGCGCTCGTATCCTTCTCCAGAGCAGGCAGGGCAAACTGTCTTCAGAGAATCTGGATTACTCGAAACTCACGGACGAGGAAAAGTACGTCATTGATGGATTGCGGGAATCAAAAACAAGAATAGACGAGGTAATTGGCGCCGTTTCTGCTGGCAGGCTCAAAGTGCTTGAGCTGGTTGGCGCAAAGGCGCGTTCAAAGAGGGCCGTAGTCAGGTTCCTCAAACCGATGGAACAGTTTATCGGCGTAGACATGTCAAAGTACGGGCCGTACAAGGCCGAAGACGTTGCCTCAATTCCGGTGGAAAATGTGTACTCCTTTATCAGGACCGGGATTGTCGTTGAGATCCATGCTTCGGCCCTACGCAGATGACGCTCAGTCGACGCGCTTTATGATGTGGTAACCAAACTCCGTCTTGACCGGTTCTGACATTTGGCCTTTCTCGAGCTTGAAAGCGGCCTCTTCAAATGGCTTGACCATCATGCCCCTGCTGAAGTAGCCAAGGTCGCCCCCGCGCTTGCCGCTGCCCTTGTCAATGGAAACCTCCTTTGCCAGGTTTGCAAAGGATTCACCGCCCTTGAGCCTCTCAAGAATCTGGAGTGCCTCGCTTTGTTTCTTGACAAGAATGTGCGAACACTTGATTTTAGTCATTAATCGTGATAACTCGGACCTGCGAATTTAAGATTTGCGAAAAAGAAGAAAAGAGGAGCAATAACCGTGTTATTGCAATTATGGCCGTGTTGTGGAAGTCGAGTTGCTTGCGCTTGATGTTGCTGTGGAATTGGTCGCGCTATTCATCATGTTGGTGCTTGTGGAATTTGATGCCATTGCCGAAGTGGCGGTAGAGTTTTGCGCTGCGGTACTTGCGCTGGATGTCTGGTTAGCGCCGCTTGATGAAACCGGTCCGGCAGAGTTGTAGGTCTGAGTCCTCAAGGTGCCGCTTTCCACTAGCTTTAGGCTGAGGGAATTGGGGCTGCTGACGCGTGAAAGCACCTTGATGTGCCCGCCACTGTCCACCTGGTCGATACCGATAAGCGAACTTCCTGACCAAACGAGAACTACCTGGTTCGGCGTAAAGCCGGTTCCGTTGACGACTGCAATGCTGTCATTCTTGTTAGTGTCGACCATGTTCTGGCCGGTCATCAGCATCGAATGGGAGGTGCTGTTCTGGGCAGAGCTTGTGGATGTGGAGTTGTTCATGTTTGCCACGCTGGTGTTGTTTGTTGAGCTTGTGGATGTGTAATTGGACATGCCGGACATTGATGTGGCGTTTGACATCGAGCCTGAAGACATTGTGCCGCTTGCTGATGCAGTCGACGTGGACTGGTGCATGCAGCTTGCCTTTGAGGCTGTCGAGTTTGACACGCTCGATATCGAGGTCGTGTTACTCTTCATTGATGCAAGCTGTGACTGGGTCACAATCTTTACGGTGACCTGTGGGTTTGTAGTGGAGTTGCCAGAGGAAGCGGTGACTGTCTGTGGCGCGCGGATCTGTACCGTTCCAACGTTGCATACAAGCGGTCCGCTTGCCGAAGAGGTCTGGCCTGAAGTGGCGGTTGAATTCGAGGCTGTGCTTGTTGAAGTGCTAGGAGCTGATGCGGTGCTTGTTGCCGACGAGCTGCTGCCTGTTTTTACACACTGTGCCTTAGAATTGCCTGTCGAGTTGGAGCTGCTGACCTGCGTCGAACCCGCGCTTGTGGAGTTGGCGGTTCCAACCTGAAGTTTGCCTAAGTTGCAAACGACCGTGCCGGGAAGAGGTGCCGTTGAGTTATTTGCTGCAGAGCTTGAAGTCTGGGTCGCGCCAGACTGACTGGCTGAACTTGTCGAATTTGTTGTATTTGCTGTCTGGGGCTGCGATGCCTGCTGCGCAAATATCGCCGGTCCTGCCACTGCAGTTGAGAGAACTGCGAGGGCAGATAACAGCGATAGCAGGATCACTTTTGCCTTTGGATGTTGTGACAAAGCTTCTCGTAGTTGTTGCCATTAAAAGAAATTTAACGGATTTTGCTTTTTATTGAATAACCTTTCTTCGTAAGCATGGTAGCTAAGAATTGCAATAGGAGCTAGAATTCATGCCGTATTCGAAATCATGATATACTCGCCGGCGTACGCTAGAGCATTGGCCGAAGACAGCTCTGCATCCGCGGCCGCCAACTCTGCGATTCCCTTTCCAACCTTGACAATACTCTACCTCCC encodes:
- a CDS encoding peptidylprolyl isomerase — encoded protein: MTKIKCSHILVKKQSEALQILERLKGGESFANLAKEVSIDKGSGKRGGDLGYFSRGMMVKPFEEAAFKLEKGQMSEPVKTEFGYHIIKRVD
- a CDS encoding SDR family oxidoreductase, which produces MIKGKVALVTGASSGIGHATAMALARAGARIVAGARRVERLEELKAGVTSAGGEILIQRLDVTDRKDCQAFAAAALGRWASIDILVNNAGLMPLSFFKSLKVEEWDQMIDVNVKGVLYCTAAVLPHMLEKKSGHIVNISSVAGRIVFPAGGVYCATKHAVTALSEGLRQELSQRSNVRVTCIEPGVVATELTNTITDKSLESFVASTKKMEALQASDIANAILYAVESPPHVNINEVLVRPTSQER
- the glnA gene encoding type I glutamate--ammonia ligase: MQRLKQDKISFLDLQFTGLFGRFHHTTMDSKMFRVDDFIDGLPKLDGSSIRGFTEIHESDLIIRPDPSTYAIIPWIEHAPTARLICDIIRGGHKPEVYPHDPRGIAKRAEKYLSTQGFETSYWGPEVEFFVFDKLEVNTMTPYQGQSYHISSREAPWSTDSVGYALRLKEGYLPSAPGDTLMEYRNQCVDVLTNNFGIVCDAHHHEVATAGQCEIDIRFDTLVNAADGVQSYKYIVKNLAKKNNMIATMMPKPIALDNGSGMHVNMSLWNKGVNLFYDESDDYAEMSQTARYFGGGIMDHAHALAAIVAPTTNSYRRLVPGYEAPVYVAWSTGNRSAIIRIPAHYKGRKFANMKRIEFRAPDPSCNPYLAFSAILAAGLDGIKEKKEIGSPVNEDIFKMSAKRRRELGITQLPASLREAYEELASDSAFLKPIFDNDTVERIIEHEEKEHVEVALRPHPHEFSMYADV
- the polX gene encoding DNA polymerase/3'-5' exonuclease PolX, giving the protein MKNSEIGGALRNLGFYAETEDGANSQFKARAYYRAADVVDALHQRLDEVYAEKGVEGLLEIPSIGKAIAGKIEEMINTGAIRNLEEARARLPVDVEQFRSVEGLGPKTVKLLYEKLGVRNLGDLEKAASDGKLQGVAGFTPKRIKEMQARISYYRQGSRRRLLGEVYPLAKQIEKRLGGLPGVQEAITAGSVRRMKETVGDIDFLVCTPEHNSERVMESFVTMPEVDEVMARGQSKSFVRLAGKIDADLLVVPPESWGSALQYFTGSKEHSVHVRRIATEKGLRLNEWGLYRDSLRVAGASEAEVYRALGMDWIPPELREDSGEIELALSGGLPQLVQYGSIQGDLQVHSESTDGTASIEEMARAGREFGLKYIAITDHTKSLALTGGLDEEELLDQAERIWAMKDRIEGIEVLASAEVNIMKDGSLDIADSVLDRLDIVGAAIHSNFALPIEDQTKRIVSAIRNPSVDIIFHPTGRRINKREGYPVDIQRIVSEAKETGTVLEVDAHYDRLDLRDEHVRMAVEQGVKLSIDSDAHHPIHYSYLMLGVGQARRGWAKASDVINTATSAKQVLKALK